The region GATGAGGAACCCCATCGCGAACAGCCGCTCCATCACGCGCCCGGCGCGGCCCGTCGTGCGGGCGAGGGCGAAGCTCGCCGGCACGGCCAGGAACAGCGTCAGCAGCAGCCCGCCTCCGGTCACGAGCACGGAGTTGACGATCGCGAGGTCGAGGTCGGCGCTGTCGATCGCCGTCGTGAAGTTGTCCAGCGACCAGCTCGAGGGCAGCCCGAGCGGGTCGGCGAAGATCTCGTCGTTGCTCTTGAAGCTCGAGACGATGAAGTAGTAGAAGGGCACCACCAGCATGGCGGCGTAGACCCACGCCAGCACGCCGCTCGCGGCGTGCCCGAGTCCGAGGCCCTGGCGGATGCGGCGCCGACGGAAGGGTGAGGGCGACGGCGCGGTGGCCGGCAGCGCGGTCCCGGCCGCGGCGGGGGTGGGGGCGACGGTCTGCGTCATCGCTGCGCTCCAGACGTGGGTCGGGTGGGACGAGCCGAGCGGGGTGCGGCGGTCGCAGCGGGCTCGGGGTGCGGGGTCGGGCGGCCCATCAGTACGTCGCCCGCAGGAACCGGCGGATGGCGAGCATCCCGATCAGACCCAGCACGAACAGCACGACGCCGATCGCCTGGCTCGCGCCGAGGTCGGCGTCGACGAACGCGCGCTGGTAGATGAGGTAGGAGAGCGTGGTGGTCGCGGTGCCCGGACCGCCGCGCGTGAGCAGCAGGACGTTCTGGGCGGAGCTGAACAGGATCGCGAGGAACTGCAGCATCGTGACGACGCCGATGAAGTCGCGCGCGATGGGCCAGTAGATGCCCCAGGCGAGCCGACCCCGGCCGGCGCCGTCCATGCGGGCCGCCTGGACCACCTCGTCGTCGACCGAGTCGAGCCGCGCGGCGATGAGGACGGCGGAGTAGCCGATGCCGCTCCACAGCGTCAGCGCGATGAGCGAACCCAGGGCCGTCGTGGGGTCCGCGAGCCAGGCACGGTCGCCGGGCAGGCCCACGATGCGCAGCACGCCGTTGACCAGACCGTCGGGGTTGAGCAGCGCGTAGAAGACCAGCGCGGTCGCGGGCGCCGAGATCAGCGCCGGGATGAACAGGACGTACCGCAGCACGCGGTGGCCGCGCGGACGCTGCACGACGTAGAACGCCAGCAGGAACGCCAGCGCGATCATCGGCGGCAGGCTGAGGACCAGCTGGACGGCGGTGTTGCGCACCGCGTCGGCGAACGTCGGGTCCGCGAACACGGCGGCGAAGTTGCCGCCGCCCGTGAACGTCGGCGTCTCGAGCATGCCGGGCCAGCGCAGCATCGCGATGACGACCATCGCCACGACGGGGCCGATGGTGAAGATCGCGTACCAGGCGAGCGCCGGGATCGCGAGCCCGGGGAACCTCTCCCGCACGCCCGGACGGGTGCGCGCCGCGGGGCGCGCGCCGCGGGGCGCCGAGCCCCGCGGAACCTCGAGTACGGCGGCCATCGGTGTCTCCTTCGGGGCGCAGGCGTGCTGCGGTCGGGTCTGCTGGGCTCCTGCGCTGCAGTGCTGATGTGCTGCGGCGCGGGCGCGTCAGGCGTTGCGGTAGGCGTTCTGGAGCAGGTCGACGATCCGGTCCGCGCTCGCGCCGGGGCCGAACGCACCTGCTGTCGCCTGCGTCAGGGGTTCGAACACGACGTCGGGGATCAGCAGGTCGGGCAGGATCACGGGGTCGACCGTGCCGCTCGCCATGAGGTCCTGCGCCTGCGCGACCAGCGGGTGGTTCTCCGAGCGCGTCTCGGTGACGGCGTTGAGGTCGCGGCCGGACTCGAGGATGAACTCCGCCACGACCTCCTCGCTGAACATCCACTCGACGAACGGGCGGACGAGGTCGAGCTTCTCGGCACCGTTGTCGCTGATCCAGATGCCCAGTCCGTTGAAGCTCTGGATCACGCTCGGCTGGGTCAGCACGGCCCCCGGGGGCACGGGCCAGCCGCCGATCGTCGTCTCGGCCGCGCGCTCCGGCGAGACGAGGGCGAGGGCGGAGGACATCGAGGACATCACGGCGCTGCTCCGGGTCGAGTACTGCGTGAGCATCGAGTCGGAGGTGAACCCCTGCGCGTTGTCGACGAAGACGCCGGCGTCGCGCAGGTCGACGAAGTGCTGGATCCCGGCCATCGCACCCGCACTGTCGCCGAAGCGGCCCGAGGCGAACACGTCCGCCGCCTCCTCGGGCGTCAGGTAGGCCTGCAGGATCTGCATGAAGAGCTTCTGGCCGGTCCAGTCCGAGCCGCCGATCGCGACCGGACCCGCACCGATCGCGCGCAGGGCGTCCGCGGTGGCGATGAGCTCGTCGGCGGTCGTCGGGATGTCGACGCCGGCCTCCGCGAGCAGGCCGGTGTTGTAGGCGACGGGCCAGTTGGTCCGCGAGTACGGGAAGGCGCGCAGCCGCCCTGACCGTCGGACCACTCGGAGATCGCGCCCGGCTCGATGCGCGAGTCCAGACCCCACTGCCGCAGCAGGTCGGACACGTCGACCGTGGCACCGGCACCGGTCCACGCGAGGGTCTTGCCCATCATGTTCACGATCGCGACGTCGGCCTCCTTGCCCGCGAGCACCGAGGTCTCGAACACGATCGGCAGGTCGGACCCGTTGCTCAGCGTCGCGACGCTGCGACCGGTGCGCTCCTGGTACCGCGCGACGATGCGGCGGAAGACGTCGGCCCCCGCGACGGCGCCGGCGAACTGCGAGTGCACCACCAGGGTCCCGGGGGCGCTCGAGGCGGGCATCAGCGATCCGGCGTCGCACGCCGCGAGGAACGGGACGAGCAGTCCGGCGCCGAGCACGGCGCGTCGGCTCACCTGGGCAGTCACCGTGGAACCTCCTGCGGTGGGGGTCGATGTATACCGCTTCACAAACGCGATGCGATGGAACGTATACCGCTTTACATCGCACCGTCAACACCATAGATTGACGAACGCAGGGCGGGGATCCGACCGCCACGACCACGAGGGCCGGAGGGCGTCAGCATGAGCGGAGCGACCGCGGGTGCGGGGTTGGGTGCGAGCCCTGCCGTGCGCACCACCACCCCGACCCGGCGCCCCACGATCGCCGACGTCGCGCGGCTCGCCGGGGTCTCGCCGTCGGCCGTCTCGCACGCGTTCAACGCCAGACCGAACGTCTCGGCCGCCACCGCGCAACGCATCATGGCCGCCGCCGACCAGCTGAACTGGCGCCCCAACGTCGCGAGCCGGCGCGTGTCCGGCTCGGCGGGTCGCAGCCTGGGTCTGGTGGTGGCGCGCGATCACGACTCCTTCGAGCGCGACCCGTTCTTCGTCCGCCTCCTGGCGGGCCTGACCGCGCCCCTGGCCGAGATCGGCTGGTCCCTGTCGCTGACCGTCGTGCCGCCCCAGGGCGAGCTCGGCGTCTACCGGCAGTGGTGGAACGAGCAGCGCGTCGACGGCTTCGTGCTCGTCGACGTCCGGCGCTCGGACCCCCGGCTGGCGCTGCTGGAGGAGCTCCGCGCCCCCGCCGTCGTGCTCGGATCGCCGCCCGCCGGGTCGAGCGTGCCGGCCGTGACCCTCGACGACCAGGCCGCGCTCGAGGCCGTCCTCGACCACCTGGCGGACCTGGGCCACCGGGTGGTGGCGAGGGTCGGCACCGGCCACGCGCTCGCCCACGAAGTCTCCCGGGCCGAGCAGTTCACGCGGGCCGCGCGCCGTCGCGACATCGAGACCGTGCTGCTGCACTGGCCCGACGACGCTCCCGACCCCGTCCGCGCCACGCTCGAGGCGCGCCGCGGGGCGACGGCCCTCGTCGTCGACAGCGAGGTGATGGCGACCGAGCTCGTCGCCCACGCACCCGAGCTCGGTGTCAGCGTCCCCGCCGACGTCTCGGTCATCGCGTGGGAGGACTCCTTCGTGAGCGAGCTCGTGCGCCCCCGGCTGACCGCGCTCGAGGCCCCGGTCGAGACCAGTGCACGCACCGTCGTCGACCTCGTCGCGCGGCTCGTGCGACGCGAGGAGGTCGCCTCCGTCGTCGTCCCCGGTCGTCGCCTCGTCGTTCGCGAGTCCACCGGACCCGCACCCGCCACCACCTAGCCCCTCCCCCGCGTCCGCCGCCCGCCGGCACGCCCCGTCCCGCACCACGGCCGCCCTCCGGCGGCACCGCCCCACCCGAGGAGAACCATGTCCCTGCCCCGTTTCGGCGCCAACTACACCCCGTCGAAGGACTGGATGTTCCAGTGGATGGCGGTGGACGCCGACGTCGTGCGCCGCGACTTCGAGGCGCTGGCCGCGATGGGTCTCGACCACGTGCGCGTCTTCCCGCTGTGGCCCACGCTGCAGCCGAACCGCACCCTGATCCGGCAGCGGGCGCTGGAGGACATCCGCCTCGTGACCGACGTCGCGGCGGAGTTCGAGCTCGACGTCGCGGTCGACGTGATCCAGGGCCACATGTCCGGCTTCGACTTCGTGCCGGCGTGGCTCGTGAACTGGCACCGCGGCAACATGTTCACCGACCAGCCCGCGATCGACGCGCAGGCCGCGCTCGTGGGCGCCGTCTACGACGTCGTGCGCGACGCCCCGAACCTGCTCGGGCTCACGCTCGGCAACGAGGTCAACCAGTTCCAGCCGCCGAACCCGGACGCGATGCCGGCCACGAGCGACCAGGTCGAGCACTGGCTGCGGTCGCTGCTCGCCGGCGCGCGCGACGCCGATCCCCGCCACGTCATCACCCACAGCGAGAACGACCACCTCTGGTACCGCGACGAGCACCCGTTCCTGCCGGTGCACGCCGCGCGCCTGGGCGACGTCACGACCGTGCACTCCTGGATCTTCAACGGCACCGCGAAGCGCTACGGCGCCCTGTCGAGCGAGTCCGTGCGGCACGCCGAGTGGATGATCGAGATGGCGCGCGCCTTCGCCACGGACGCCGACCGGAAGATCTGGCTGCAGGAGGTGGGCGCCCCCTCGCTCAACCTCGCGCCCGAGGAGATGCCCGAGTTCACGCGCCGCACGGTGGAGGCCGCGCTCGACACCGAGGGCCTGTACGGCGTCACCTGGTGGTGCTCGCACGACGTCTCGCGCGACCTCGGCGACTACAAGGACCTCGAGTACTCCCTCGGGCTCCTGGACACCGACAACCGCCGCAAGCCGGTCGGCGACGCGTTCGCCGAGATGGTCGCCGGGGCGCGCGCGACGGGGACGCCGTCGCCCGCGCCGCGCACCACCGCCGTCGTGGTCGAGGTGGACGACGCCGACCGCCCGCGCAGCCGCACCGCGCTCGCCCCCGGCGGCGCGATCTTCGAGGCGTGGCACGCGCTGGCCGCCCGGGGCGAGCGCCCCGCCGTCGTGACGAGCCGGGTGCTCGGGCGCGAGGGTGCGATCGACGGCGACGTCGTGCAGCTCGCCTCCGCGTGAGCGCCACCGGTGGGTCCACGGTCGGCCCGCACCACAAGTCGTTCCCGGCGAGCCTCTGGGGCACCCGTGTCGACGACGTCGGCACGGCGGGACTGCACCTGGGCGACCTCGCGACGCCGCTGCTCACGCTGGACGCCGGCGCCCTGGCCCACAACACGGCCCGGATGGCCGCGTGGGCGGCGGGCGCCGGCGTCGAGCTCGCCCCGCACGGCAAGACGTCGATGGCCCCGGCCCTGTGGCAGATGATGCTGGACGCGGGCGCGTGGGGCGTCACGGTGGCCACCGGCTGGCAGGCGCAGGTGGCCCTCACCCTTGGCGTCCCCCGCGTGCTCGTCGCCAACGAGGTCACCGACCCCGCGCTGCTGCGGTGGCTCGCCGGCGCGGAGCGCGACCGCGTCCGGTTGTGGTGCGACTCGACGGCCGCGGTCCGCGCGGCGCACGACGCGTGCGCCGCGGTCGGCGGCTCGCTCGACGTCCTCGTCGACCTCGGGGGCGACGGCGGCCGCACGGGCGCGCGGACCCGGGAGGTGGCGATCGCCGTCGCGGACGCCGTGCTCGCCTCCCCCACCTGCGACTGGCCGGCACCGGCGGGTACGAGGGTGCGCTGGCCGGCGACCGCTCCCCCGCCTCGCTCGAACGCGTGCGCGCCTGGTGCCGCGAGCTGCGCGCGCTGCACCACGAGCTGGTGGCGCGGATGGAGCACCCGCAGCCGATCCTCACCGCCTCGGGCAGCACGTTCTTCGACGTCGTGGCGCAGGAGCTGGGCGGAGCCACCGCCCTCGACCCCGGGACCCTCGTCCTGCTGCGCCCGGGCGCCGCGCAGGTGCACGACGACGGTCACTACCGCGAGGTCTCGCCCCTGAGTCACGACGCGGACCCGCTGCGCGCGGCGATCCACGGCTGGGCCCGCGTGCTCTCGACGCCGGAGCCGCACCTCGCGGTGCTCGACGCCGGGAAGCGCGATCTCAGCAGCGACCTCGGGCTGCCGGTGCCGCAGCTGGTGCACGCGGCCGACGGCGGCGTCCGCCCGCTCGCCGGGCACGTGAGCGCGCTCAACGACCAGCACGCGTTCCTGCGCACGCCCGGCGAGGAGCTCGCGGTGGGCGACGTCGTGCGCCTGGGTCTGAGTCACCCGTGCACGGCCCTGGACCGGTGGCGGCTCGTGCCGCTGATCGACGACGCGGCGGCCGAGCGACCGGCCGTGA is a window of Litorihabitans aurantiacus DNA encoding:
- a CDS encoding glycoside hydrolase 5 family protein, encoding MSLPRFGANYTPSKDWMFQWMAVDADVVRRDFEALAAMGLDHVRVFPLWPTLQPNRTLIRQRALEDIRLVTDVAAEFELDVAVDVIQGHMSGFDFVPAWLVNWHRGNMFTDQPAIDAQAALVGAVYDVVRDAPNLLGLTLGNEVNQFQPPNPDAMPATSDQVEHWLRSLLAGARDADPRHVITHSENDHLWYRDEHPFLPVHAARLGDVTTVHSWIFNGTAKRYGALSSESVRHAEWMIEMARAFATDADRKIWLQEVGAPSLNLAPEEMPEFTRRTVEAALDTEGLYGVTWWCSHDVSRDLGDYKDLEYSLGLLDTDNRRKPVGDAFAEMVAGARATGTPSPAPRTTAVVVEVDDADRPRSRTALAPGGAIFEAWHALAARGERPAVVTSRVLGREGAIDGDVVQLASA
- a CDS encoding ABC transporter substrate-binding protein: MVRRSGRLRAFPYSRTNWPVAYNTGLLAEAGVDIPTTADELIATADALRAIGAGPVAIGGSDWTGQKLFMQILQAYLTPEEAADVFASGRFGDSAGAMAGIQHFVDLRDAGVFVDNAQGFTSDSMLTQYSTRSSAVMSSMSSALALVSPERAAETTIGGWPVPPGAVLTQPSVIQSFNGLGIWISDNGAEKLDLVRPFVEWMFSEEVVAEFILESGRDLNAVTETRSENHPLVAQAQDLMASGTVDPVILPDLLIPDVVFEPLTQATAGAFGPGASADRIVDLLQNAYRNA
- a CDS encoding alanine racemase, with the protein product MSATGGSTVGPHHKSFPASLWGTRVDDVGTAGLHLGDLATPLLTLDAGALAHNTARMAAWAAGAGVELAPHGKTSMAPALWQMMLDAGAWGVTVATGWQAQVALTLGVPRVLVANEVTDPALLRWLAGAERDRVRLWCDSTAAVRAAHDACAAVGGSLDVLVDLGGDGGRTGARTREVAIAVADAVLASPTCDWPAPAGTRVRWPATAPPPRSNACAPGAASCARCTTSWWRGWSTRSRSSPPRAARSSTSWRRSWAEPPPSTPGPSSCCARAPRRCTTTVTTARSRP
- a CDS encoding LacI family DNA-binding transcriptional regulator, giving the protein MSGATAGAGLGASPAVRTTTPTRRPTIADVARLAGVSPSAVSHAFNARPNVSAATAQRIMAAADQLNWRPNVASRRVSGSAGRSLGLVVARDHDSFERDPFFVRLLAGLTAPLAEIGWSLSLTVVPPQGELGVYRQWWNEQRVDGFVLVDVRRSDPRLALLEELRAPAVVLGSPPAGSSVPAVTLDDQAALEAVLDHLADLGHRVVARVGTGHALAHEVSRAEQFTRAARRRDIETVLLHWPDDAPDPVRATLEARRGATALVVDSEVMATELVAHAPELGVSVPADVSVIAWEDSFVSELVRPRLTALEAPVETSARTVVDLVARLVRREEVASVVVPGRRLVVRESTGPAPATT
- a CDS encoding carbohydrate ABC transporter permease, which produces MAAVLEVPRGSAPRGARPAARTRPGVRERFPGLAIPALAWYAIFTIGPVVAMVVIAMLRWPGMLETPTFTGGGNFAAVFADPTFADAVRNTAVQLVLSLPPMIALAFLLAFYVVQRPRGHRVLRYVLFIPALISAPATALVFYALLNPDGLVNGVLRIVGLPGDRAWLADPTTALGSLIALTLWSGIGYSAVLIAARLDSVDDEVVQAARMDGAGRGRLAWGIYWPIARDFIGVVTMLQFLAILFSSAQNVLLLTRGGPGTATTTLSYLIYQRAFVDADLGASQAIGVVLFVLGLIGMLAIRRFLRATY